The Mercurialis annua linkage group LG2, ddMerAnnu1.2, whole genome shotgun sequence genome contains a region encoding:
- the LOC126668729 gene encoding uncharacterized protein LOC126668729 → MDKGKEPMREEGAPENSAKKQNAPIVIPDEERWMDEQHTLKGGEEHLEEKVRQVMSRLGIRCEDVDISLRSDSPLADFIISHEFPTKFRYPPNLESYDGTGCPKSHIHKFQAVINVQTNLDHVLCKLFPTTLKGLAQEWYQSLKPGSVLTFKQFSGLFQARFVACIPQKKLSTDLLAIMQWKGETLRKYVERFNKEAMQIEDLSQEIAYTALLNGTTNSDLRKELLAKSPKSFTTLMTIAHTQIRVDDGQREIENRLGRVEERTFAERRNGDRSPTGKRFGEKGNDHFRNKRKKEEDRRYTPLNTTRTNVLFWVKDSREKVRWPRKMNAASASKRDNSKYCEFHRDNGHTTDECWHLKEEIEKLIERGSLSQFVKRDTEARETESERKKERKEETARRPRPEPAGVVNVIMGGSTGGDSNTTRKKAARTVYSVSPGAPNAKKFRSVSFSEGDSHGLSVPHEDALVVKGRLNNFEVSRMLVDTGSSVNMITMEVFGRIGLKKENLTHVSTPLVGLGGKSVQVEGSLEINIQLGDGEIYKEIREEFMVVNMDFAYNAILGRPLLHDTCASICMRYLLMKIPTREGDAEVRGCQKSAREAYFTALRKVHITLPVLTMEPPEKKERAEHYGRTAKIELSPGKEIEVGDELGEEIKRSLTENLRSLGDSFAWTTDELIGVDPDVICHRLNIATDAKAVIQKKRRHSPEKQLAIAEEVARLKAANVIKDAYYPKWVANVVMVKKSNGTYRMCVDFTDLNKACPKDSFPLPHIDQLVDYTAGHALYTFLDAKAGYHQIPMAPEDQEKTAFITDQGLFCYKMMPFGLKNAGATYQRLVNSIFRDQIGKHMEVYVDDMIIKSVRAEDHPTDVKIVLETLKRYQLKLNPEKCVFGVPAGKFLGYMVSQRGIEANPDKIEAVLKMTPPRSIHEVQKLNGRITALGRFMSCSAKRCLPFFKTLKQIKNFTWTAECQQAFEELKSFLSSPPLLARPDPGDVLYLYISCSDETIAGVLVSEKGGEQYPIYYISKVLRDAELRYPKLEKLALCVYTATIKLRHYFEGHQVIVRTDQPLRKILQKAETSGRIAEWAVKIGSLGVIYEARKALKAQALADFFAELTFKEPMEDKTTPWEIHVDGAVCGEGAGIGVVLKGPGRIQMEYSARLEFPASNNVAEYEALITGLQLCEELNISEVQIYSDSQLVVNQVSGNFEVKEATLKKYAKQAKTFFADNGRSWSLQQIPRAMNGRSDELAKWAATKNYDSMRNIPHEIKRQPSFQEEIEEGEVLMVEGEETWMTPLTAYLANGILPEDKKEAKRIVVLSSKFGIYNGQLYKRSFTHPWLRCVNKEEGEYIMKELHEGTCGAHDGASTLVRKALLQGYYWPTMKEQATTLVRGCWPCQQHALVPRKQASEMKPIGSAWPFAQWGMDILGPLPLATGQRKFLVVAIDHFTKWIEFDSAKFRKFCAEYQIDLRFTSVYHPQSNGQTEVANRILLAGLKRRLDECKGRWVEELYSVLWNYRTTPRESTGETPFALAYGTEAVIPVEIGAPTPRTEDNQLNLEENEEELRNNLDLVVEKINRSDIRMEAYRQKMAKHFNSHVKKRKFKLGDLVMRKTEVKIGEAGSGKLQPNWEGPYTISEVIKEGTFKLTNSMGRIIPRTWNANNLRKI, encoded by the exons ATGGACAAGGGAAAAGAACCGATGCGAGAGGAAGGTGCCCCGGAAAATTCAGCAAAGAAACAAAACGCCCCCATAGTAATTCCAGACGAAGAACGTTGGATGGATGAACAACACACCCTCAAAGGCGGAGAAGAGCATCTGGAGGAAAAAGTCCGCCAAGTCATGAGCAGGCTTGGAATAAGATGTGAAGACGTAGACATCTCTCTTCGAAGTGACTCACCACTTGCAGATTTCATCATCTCTCACGAGTTCCCTACAAAGTTCAGATACCCTCCAAATTTGGAATCATACGATGGAACAGGCTGTCCCAAGAGCCACATTCACAAATTCCAAGCGGTGATCAATGTTCAGACAAACTTAGATCACGTACTATGCAAACTTTTTCCTACTACCTTAAAAGGTCTGGCGCAGGAATGGTACCAGAGTTTAAAGCCAGGATCAGTGCTGACGTTCAAACAATTCTCAGGACTTTTCCAGGCTAGATTCGTAGCATGCATCCCTCAAAAGAAGTTGTCCACAGACCTGCTGGCCATCATGCAATGGAAAGGAGAGACACTCAGGAAGTATGTAGAAAGATTCAATAAGGAGGCGATGCAGATAGAAGACCTGAGCCAGGAGATCGCCTACACAGCATTACTCAATGGAACTACCAACTCCGACCTACGAAAGGAATTGTTggctaaatcaccaaaatcattTACCACACTGATGACCATCGCACATACACAGATCAGAGTGGATGATGGCCAGAGAGAGATAGAGAATCGCCTCGGACGGGTAGAAGAACGAACGTTTGCAGAAAGAAGAAATGGGGACAGATCGCCCACAGGAAAGAGGTTCGGAGAAAAAGGCAACGaccatttcagaaataaaaggaaaaaagaagaagataggCGATATACGCCCCTGAACACGACCAGAACCAACGTACTGTTTTGGGTAAAAGACAGCCGAGAGAAGGTCAGATGGCCAAGAAAGATGAACGCTGCATCAGCCAGCAAAAGAGACAATAGCAAATACTGTGAATTTCACAGAGACAACGGCCACACCACAGATGAATGCTGGCACCTGAAGGAGGAGATAGAGAAGCTGATAGAAAGGGGATCCCTTTCCCAGTTTGTAAAAAGGGACACCGAAGCCAGAGAGACAGAgtcagaaagaaagaaagagcggAAAGAAGAAACCGCCAGAAGACCCAGACCAGAGCCAGCAGGCGTGGTTAACGTAATAATGGGTGGATCGACCGGAGGAGACAGCAATACTACAAGAAAGAAAGCTGCAAGAACAGTCTACTCAGTTAGCCCAGGTGCACCAAATGCTAAGAAATTCAGAAGCGTATCTTTTTCGGAGGGCGATAGTCATGGCTTATCAGTCCCCCATGAGGACGCCCTAGTTGTCAAGGGGCGACTCAACAATTTCGAGGTATCTCGGATGCTTGTAGACACGGGAAGTTCGGTAAACATGATCACAATGGAGGTGTTCGGCAGAATTGGactcaagaaagaaaatttgacaCATGTCTCTACTCCACTGGTGGGACTAGGAGGCAAATCTGTACAGGTGGAAGGATCACTGGAGATAAACATCCAACTAGGGGATGGAGAGATCTACAAAGAGATCCGAGAAGAATTCATGGTGGTCAATATGGACTTCGCATACAACGCAATTCTCGGAAGGCCACTTTTGCACGATACGTGCGCATCCATTTGCATGAGGTACCTACTAATGAAAATCCCAACCAGAGAAGGCGATGCCGAAGTCAGAGGATGCCAAAAGTCAGCCAGAGAAGCATACTTTACAGCTCTCAGGAAAGTACATATAACCTTGCCAGTACTAACAATGGAACCTCCAGAGAAGAAGGAAAGGGCAGAGCATTATGGGCGAACCGCGAAAATAGAATTATCCCCAGGAAAGGAGATAGAAGTTGGAGATGAGTTAGGAGAAGAAATCAAACGATCTCTGACAGAAAACCTCAGATCGCTTGGAGACTCCTTTGCCTGGACAACAGACGAATTGATCGGAGTAGACCCGGACGTCATATGTCATCGGTTAAACATAGCGACCGACGCAAAGGCAGTGATACAGAAGAAGAGAAGGCACTCACCCGAAAAACAACTCGCCATCGCAGAAGAGGTCGCCCGGTTAAAAGCAGCAAACGTGATCAAAGACGCCTATTACCCCAAGTGGGTAGCGAATGTGGTGATGGTAAAAAAGTCCAATGGCACTTACCGAATGTGTGTGGACTTCACAGATCTGAATAAAGCATGTCCCAAAGATAGTTTCCCGCTTCCACACATTGATCAGTTAGTAGACTACACAGCAGGACACGCCCTCTATACATTCCTAGATGCCAAGGCGGGATATCATCAGATACCCATGGCACCTGAGGACCAGGAGAAGACGGCCTTCATAACGGACCAGGGATTATTTTGTTACAAGATGATGCCCTTCGGTCTGAAGAACGCAGGAGCCACATATCAGCGGCTGGTGAACTCAATATTCAGAGATCAGATAGGAAAacacatggaagtttatgtggatgacatgatCATCAAAAGCGTCCGAGCTGAAGACCACCCAACAGATGTGAAGATAGTCCTAGAGACGCTAAAGAGATACCAGCTAAAACTCAATCCGGAAAAGTGCGTATTCGGAGTACCGGCAGGCAAGTTCTTGGGATACATGGTCTCTCAGCGGGGTATTGAGGCTAACCCAGATAAAATCGAAGCGGTCTTAAAAATGACACCGCCACGGAGCATACATGAAGTCCAGAAGCTCAACGGCCGGATCACGGCTCTAGGTCGGTTCATGTCCTGCTCGGCAAAACGATGTCTGCCTTTCTTCAAAACCCTGAAACAGATCAAGAACTTCACATGGACAGCAGAATGCCAGCAGGCGTTTGAGGAATTGAAAAGCTTCCTATCCTCGCCCCCACTTTTGGCGAGACCAGATCCGGGCGAcgtgttatatttatacatctcttGCTCTGACGAAACAATAGCAGGAGTATTGGTATCGGAAAAAGGAGGAGAACAATACCCGATCTACTACATTAGCAAAGTACTCAGAGATGCGGAGCTGAGATACCCGAAGTTGGAAAAGCTGGCGCTGTGCGTATACACCGCCACCATCAAGCTCCGACATTACTTCGAAGGGCACCAAGTCATTGTACGAACCGACCAACCATTACGAAAAATCCTCCAGAAGGCAGAGACAAGTGGACGCATAGCAGAATGGGCCGTCAAAATAGGTAGCCTGGGCGTTATCTATGAAGCTCGAAAAGCACTGAAAGCTCAAGCACTAGCCGACTTCTTCGCAGAACTAACATTCAAAGAACCCATGGAGGACAAAACGACTCCCTGGGAGATACACGTCGATGGAGCAGTTTGCGGAGAAGGAGCGGGCATCGGAGTCGTGCTCAAAGGACCAGGAAGAATCCAAATGGAATACTCAGCAAGACTCGAATTTCCAGCTTCCAACAATGTTGCGGAATATGAGGCGCTGATAACAGGGTTGCAATTATGCGAAGAGCTCAATATCTCCGAAGTCCAGATCTACAGTGATTCACAACTGGTCGTGAACCAAGTCTCAGGGAACTTCGAAGTAAAGGAAGCTACATTGAAGAAATACGCCAAGCAAGCCAAAACCTTCTTTGCCGATAATGGGCGATCCTGGTCGTTACAGCAAATACCCAGAGCAATGAATGGAAGATCAGACGAATTAGCAAAGTGGGCAGCAACAAAGAATTATGACTCAATGAGAAACATCCCTCATGAAATCAAACGACAGCCTAGCTTTcaagaagaaattgaagaaggCGAAGTACTGATGGTAGAAGGGGAAGAAACCTGGATGACCCCCCTCACAGCATACCTGGCTAATGGAATACTCCCCGAGGATAAGAAGGAAGCCAAAAGAATAGTAGTACTATCATCAAAGTTCGGAATATACAACGGCCAGCTGTACAAACGGTCATTCACCCATCCCTGGCTAAGATGTGTGAATAAAGAAGAAGGAGAGTACATCATGAAAGAATTACATGAGGGGACCTGCGGAGCACATGACGGAGCATCAACACTGGTCAGGAAAGCACTGCTACAAGGCTATTATTGGCCCACGATGAAAGAACAAGCTACAACGCTAGTAAGGGGATGCTGGCCTTGCCAGCAACATGCCTTGGTACCGAGAAAGCAAGCTTCAGAAATGAAACCCATCGGCAGTGCATGGCCGTTCGCCCAGTGGGGTATGGACATCCTGGGACCTCTCCCTTTGGCCACAGGACAACGGAAGTTCCTGGTAGTGGCAATCGACCacttcaccaagtggatagAG ttcgacTCAGCAAAGTTTAGAAAGTTTTGTGCCGAGTATCAGATCGACCTAAGGTTCACTTCGGTTTACCATCCACAATCAAATGGGCAAACCGAAGTGGCCAACAGAATCCTACTGGCCGGACTAAAAAGAAGACTAGACGAGTGCAAAGGAAGATGGGTAGAAGAACTCTACAGCGTCCTATGGAACTACCGTACCACCCCTAGAGAATCAACGGGCGAAACTCCATTCGCCCTAGCCTATGGAACGGAGGCTGTAATTCCTGTAGAGATCGGCGCACCCACGCCAAGGACAGAAGACAACCAGCTAAACCTAGAAGAAAACGAAGAAGAGCTCAGGAACAATCTGGATCTCGTGGTTGAAAAAATCAACAGATCAGATATCAGGATGGAAGCCTACAGACAAAAgatggccaaacatttcaacagccatgtaaagaaaagaaaattcaaacttgGCGACCTCGTCATGCGAAAAACCGAAGTCAAAATAGGAGAAGCAGGAAGCGGAAAACTGCAgccaaactgggaaggaccttacACCATCAGCGAGGTCATTAAAGAAGGAACATTTAAACTCACTAACTCCATGGGAAGAATCATACCAAGGACATGGAACGCCAACAACTTGAGGAAAATTTAG